The region GGCCGCGGCGAGGGCGGCGGCCGCGGCGAACAGGCCCAGCGTGAGGGGGCTCAGCCAGCCCCAGCCCCCGCCCTCGGCGAGGGCCAGCAGCAGGCACAGGAGCATCCCGCCCGCGAGCAGGGCCCCGGCGGGATCGAAGCGCTGGCCCTCTCCCCGGCCGCAACGGGGGAGCACCCGCCACGACCACGGCAGCCCCACGAGCCCCAGGGGAAGGTTGAGGAAGAAGATCCAACGCCACGAGAGCCACTCGGCGACGAGGCCCCCGAGCGTGGGGCCGAGCGCCAGGCCGAAGGAGACGCTCATGGCGTTCACCCCCAGGGCCCTGCCCAGGCGAGAAGGGGGGAAGGCCGCCGTGACGATGGCCGGCCCCACGGCCTGCACCGCGGCGGCGCCCACCCCCTGCAGCGCGCGCAGGAGGACCATGCTCCCCAGCCCCCCGGAGAGGCCGCAGAGGGCACCGGCGGCGGCAAACACGGCGAGCCCCGCCAGGTAGACCCTGCGGTAGCCGGCCACCTCGCCGAGGCGGCCGAACGTCAGCAGCAGGGTGCCGGTGGCCAGCAGGTACGAGATCACCACCCACTCCACCTCCGAGACCCCCACCCCGAAGTCCCCGGCGATGACCGGCAGGGAGATGTTGACGATGCTGGTGTTCAGCGTCGCCATGAAGGTCCCCACGGAGACCGCGGAGAGGACGACCCAGCCCCGTCCCGCGCCGCCCGTCCGCGGGGAGGTCATGCCCCTGTCGCAAGGATCGCCACCGGGCAAACTTTACCCCCGCCCCCGCCGCGCCGCACGGAAGGGGCTCACGTCCGGGGGCGCGGAGCTGGTATCGTTTAGGGGTTCCTCCGCAACGGACAGAGAGAGCGCGCAGGGGAGGTCGTCGAAAGATGCTGGAAGGCAAGGTGGCACTCGTTACCGGCGCCAGCCAGGGGCTCGGGCGGGCGCTCGCGCTGGCCTACGCCCAGGCGGGGGCCAGGCTCGCCATAAACGCCCGCCGCGAGGAGAGCATCCGCCCGGTGGCCGAGGAGATAGCCCGGGCCGGGGCGCAGGTGCTGGCCGTGGCCGCCGACGTCTCCCGGAGCGAGGACGTGGGGCGGTTCGTGGGCGAGGCGGTCGAGCGCTTCGGCCGCATAGACATCCTGGTGAACAACGCCGGCCTCCTGGGGCCCCGCGTTCCCATCGTCGAGTACCCCGAGGAGGAGTGGCGCCGGGTCATCGACGTGAACCTCACCGGCGCCTTCCTCGTCTCCAAGGCCGCCATCCCCCACATGCCGCCGGGCTCCTCGATCATCAACGTGGTGAGCGGGGTGAGCGTAGAGGGCCGTCCCAGGTGGGGGGCCTACTCGGTGAGCAAGTTCGGGCTGGAGGGGCTCACCCAGATCCTGGCCGCCGAGCTCAAGGACCGCGGCATCCGGGTCAACGCCGTGGACCCGGGGGGGATGCGCACCAAGATGCGGGCCGCCGCCTACCCCGAGGAGGACCCGATGAGCCGCATCCCGCCCGAGGAGAACGTGGGGGTCTTTCTGCACCTCTCCTCCGAGGAGTCGCGGGAGGTGACCGGGCAGCGGTTCAAGGCCCAGGAGTTCGGGCGCTAGAGAGGGCTCTCTCTAGGAGACATCCACCAGCTCGGCCTGCACGATGATCCGCTGCGAGTAGTCCGGCAGGGTGCAGGTCTGGAGGGTGAGGATGTTCTTGCCGGGGATCGGCTTGGTGACCGAGAGGTTCGAGGGGTCCACCACGAACTCCCGGAAGACCTCGTAGGTGTAGGTGGTGCCGTTGGCGTCGGTCACGTAGACCTTGTCCCCGTCCTCGAGCTTGTCCAGATCGTAGAAGGCCAGAAAGCTGTCGGTGCCGGGGTAGCCCAGCCGGTGGCCGGCGATGTACACGTTGGCCTCCTGCTCCCACGGGAAGCCGGTCCCCTCCAGGTGGATGGCCTTGTGCGAGTCCAGGGCCTCGACGTCCGAGCCCGGCACCGTCGGCACCACGGCGTCCTCCACCCGGCTCATCGCGGGGATCGTCAGCCGGAGGGTCTTGTCCTCGGGGCCGCCGGAGACAGCCTCCCCGCTGCCCAGGTTGGGCACGTTGAAGCCGCCGGGGTCGTCGCTGTTGGTCGCCAGGCTGCCGAGGTTGCCGGCGAAGAAGAAGGAGGCGATGAGGGCGACGCCCGCGGCGATCATGGCGAGGCTCAGGAGGCCGGAGAGGAGCGCCTTGAGGCGCGACTTTCTGTAGTTGTACTTCTTCATAGACCACGGGAAGTGTAACACCGCCCCTCCGGGCGCGCCGGGGGCGCCCGTCAATCCCTGAGGGCGCCGAGGGACTCCTCTTCCTCCGAGGTGGGGACCAGACCGGTGCCGGACTCGTTTATGGAGCGCATCTCCTCGGTCTCATAGCCGCTGGCGACGCCCCAGTAGTAGGCGACGAGCCCGACGGCCAGCGCGATCAGGTTGTCCCAGGGGAAGGGCACCGGCGGGTTCTCCAGAGGACCGTAGGTCCCGTAGTAGGAGAGGAGGTAGAGCGCCAGCGCGAGAAACAGCACCCACCACGCAGCCTTCACCTCGCGCCGGCCCCGGTCGCTGGCAAACAGCCACACCAGCCCGACGAAGCCGACGACCTCCGCCACGCAGAGGACCCAGTAGGCGAAGAAGGGGAGCGCGCCGTTGCCGAGGGGGGCCGGCCCGAAGTACTGGGTGGCGAGCCAGACCACGGCGAACGGGATGCCCAGGGCGAGCCCCACGGGGTAGCTTATCCGGTTCCGGCGCGGCCCCTGGAAGAAGGCGTAGAGCGCCAGCCCGATGAGGACCGCGGCCACCACGCCCCTCAAGGTCTCGTAACCGGCCCAGTAGAAGATCATGCTGCCCGCCAGAAAGCCCAGGGGGGAGAAGACGGCGGCGCCCTTGAGCCAGTACGGGCGGGGAAGATCCGGGGCGGTGCGGCGCATGACCTGGACCTGGACCCCGCCCATGACGAAGGTGAACACCAGGGCCCCGGTTATGAAGCCCACCAGGATGTACCAGCCCGGGAACGGCAGGAAGAAGATGCAACCGACCACCAGGGCGGCGACGAGGGCCACCATGGGTATCCCGGTGCGGTCCTCGACCCTGGTCAGCCAGCGGGGCAGGTCGTCGTGCATCGCCATCCCGTAGAGCACCCGGGCGGAGGAGCCCATGTAGATCCAGCCGGTCCCCGCCGGCGAGATGGCGGCGTCCACGAGCAGGACCACCGCGAAGATCGAGAGTATGGAGGCGGCGCCCAGCACGAGCACGCCGCCGTTTGACTCGAGCGCGTAGTAGAGGGGCTGGCTCGCCCACTCGCTGTCGTTCAGCGCGGCCCAGTCGCCGGGATTCACCCCCGCAGCGTCCCAGTCCAGCGCCCCCAGAAACGCGAGCTGGAGGAAGAAGTAGATCGCGCCGGCCGCAGCCAAGGAGAGTATGGTGGCCGCCGGGATGTCCCTCTGCGGGTTGCGCGCCTCGCCGCCGAAGTCCAGCCCCTGCCGGAACCCGAAGTAGGCGAAGACGATGCCGGCGGTGGCTACGGCGTTGAACACGTTGTCGAAGCCGCGCGGGGCGAAGCCCCCGAACTCGGTGAAGTTGGAGGCCCGGAAGGCGAAGAACAGCAGAACGAACGTAAGAACGGGGATGATGGTCTTCCACCAGCTGACCCACCGGTTGAACTCCCCGAAGAACCTCACGCCGAAGATGTTGACGACGAAGAAGAGGATCATGAGCAGGACGGCCAGCACGATCCCCGCCCCGGTGAGCACGGCGACCCCCTCCCGGACGGTGGTCAGCTCTACGCCCGTCCAGTCCCGCACGTAGACGGAGGCGTACTGCACCACGGCCAGGGCCTCGATGGCGGTGACCGTCACCGTGCCCAGCATGAACGACCAGCTCATGATGAAGCCCAGGAAGCCCCCGTGCGTGAGGTGCGGGTAGCGCACCACCGAGCCGCTGCGCGGGATCATGCACGAGGTCTCGGCGTAGTTGAGACCGACGAATATCAGCAAGACCGCGCCGATGACCCAGGACAGCAGCGCCGCCGGCCCCGCGATGGCCGCGCCCGCCAGGGCGGCGAACAGCCAGCCGCTCCCGATGATGCTCCCGAAGGAGAGAAAGAAGAGCTGCTGGAAGCCCAGCTCGCGCTTCAGCTTGCGGTCCGCATCTTCGAAGTACCTTACCCTGTCTTCCATGGCACCTGCCACCGGCTCCTTTGCATCAGAAGACGTTCCCTGCCTTGTACCGCCACTCCGCTTGCGTGCGGAGCCTACAGCCGGAACACCTGCAGGAGGCAGGGCGCGAACGGCCGCGGACCGCCGCGGATGGCCAGAGGCCGGCGCGCTGCGGGCGGCGAGACCTTGCCGCGGCGGCACCGGTTGATGCTTCCGAGCAGCACGAAAACCGCCCCGAAGAAGGCCGCCAGCGGCACGAGCGTGCCGTAACCGCCGATCAGCCGCCTGTCCCGGACCCTCGATGCCGCCACGGGGGCCGACAGGTGCGCCCGCACGGTCCGGCGCTCATCGTTCGTGCCCCCCCTGTCCGCGCCGGAGGAGTGTTTTGCAACGGGCTCGGCGAGAGGCCGCAGCAAGAGCTGGGGCTGGCAGAGCAAGCCCGCCAGGCAGAGGATCACGGCCACCGCTGCGAACGCCGGCAGCGGGTCGAACCTGTCAGCCCTCAGAACCCCCACGCCGGGGCATTATAGCCAACCGCCCGGGCGCCGTCCTGGGCCCTGCCCTTCCGCAGGGGCCTCAGCGCTCGGCGGGCAGGTCGTCCCGGACGCCCCACTCGTTCCAGGAGCCGTCGTAGTTGGAGAGGTTCCGGTACCCCAGACGGTGCAGAACGAAGAGCGGCACCGTCGCCGCGACCCCGCCGTTGCAGTAGGCGACGACGGGGCTCTCCCGGTCCTCGGGCACCCCGGCCTCCCGCACCCGCCGCTCCAGCTCCTCCGGCGGCAGAAACCCGCCCCGCTCGGGGTCGAGGAGGCTGTCGGCGTGCAGGTGCGCCGCGCCGGGGATGCGCCCGGCGCGCCCCTCGCCCCGGGCCAGTACGCCGGCGTACTGGCCCGCGTCGCGGGCGTCGAGCAGGAGCGCCTCCCCGCTCCGGCTCAGGCGGAGCACCTCTTCGGCCTCCTTTCTCCAACCCGGGCGCGGGCGCGGGGTGAAGGCGGCGGGGGCGGGGGAGGGAAGCTCGCGGGTCGTCGGCCGGCCCTCGGCCACCCACCGGTTCCACCCCCCGTCGAGGACCGAGACGGCGTCGTGCCCGTAGTAGACGAGCGCCCACCACAGGCGGGTGGCGAACTGGCCGCCGGCGTGGTCGTAGACGACGACGTGGGTCTCGTCGCCGATCCCGCGCGAGCCCATGGCCTCCGCGAAGCGCTCCGGCGGGGCGATCTGCACCGGGACGGGGTCGTCCGGGTCGGTGATGTCGCGGGTCCAGTCCACGTAGACCGCCCCGGGGATGTGGGAGCGCTCGTACTCCTCGCGGGCGCCCAGGTACTCGGCCTCCTGCCGCCCCTCCCCCACCGTTCTCTTCTTCACGTAGCCCCGGATGTCCACCACGCGCAGCCGCGAGTCCCCCAGGCGCTCCTCTAGCCAGGCGGTGCCGACGAGGGGGTCGCTCACCCGCCGCCCTCCCCGAAGAGGTCGTGCTCGCGGACGTACTCCTCGGCCAGGCGCCAGGCCGTCTCCTTGTCGTCCTGGGCGAGGCGGCCCTCCACCACCTCGTTCTCCAGGTAGTCTTTTATGTGCTTGATCCAGCGCCCGGGGCCGCGCCCGAAGTGCTCCATCAGCTCGTTGCCGTCGAGGGGGCTCTTCAGCCTCTCTATGGCGTCCTGCTCGCGCACCCGGTCCACCCGCTCGCGCAGCGAGCGCCAGGACTCCTCGGCGGCCCGGCGGCGCCGGGGGGCGCTGCCGGTGATGTCCGCCCGGGCCAGCTTCAGCAGCATGTCCACGTTGGCCAGCTCCCGGTCGCCGCGCACCAGGTGCGCGTCCCGGATAAAGCGGCGCACCGCCGAGTCGGTCCAGGGGTCGCGCCCCATCGCGTAGCTCATCGGGCGCATGTGCTCCCGCACCAGATGGGCCACGGCGTCCACCTCGTCCTTCGAGTAGGCCAGGCGGCGCATCGCCCGGCGGGCTATGCCGGAGCCCACGTTCTCGTGGCCGTAGAAGTGGATCTTCCTGGCCACCGTCCGGCCGCCGCACTCCTCGCACTCCCCCTCCCCGGCCTCCCTGCGGACGCTCCGGGCGCCGCAGTAGGTGCAGCGGTGCTCGTAGACCAGCGTCCGGGGCTTGCCGATGTCGTGGAAGAAGGCCGCCCGGCGCAGGGTGGGCTCCGGCTCCACGTTCTCGACCACGATCAGGGTGTGCTCGAAGACGTCCTTGTGGTGCAGCTCGGTGTCCTGGCGCACGTCCACCGTCTCCATGAACTCCGGCACCACGTAGCGCATCAGCCCCAGCCGCACCAGCGCCCGCAGCCCCAGGGCCGGGTTGGGGGAGAGGAGGATCCTGTCGAACTCCTCGCGGATGCGCTCGGCGCTTATGCTCTCCAGCCAGCGGGCGTTCTCCCGGATCGCCCGCTCCAGGTCCGCGGTCATCTCGAAGGGCTTCTCCGGGGTCGAGAGGGTGGCGACGAAGCGCACCGCCCGCAGCATCCGCAAGGGGTCCTCCCGCATCCGCTCCAGCGGGTCCCCGACCGGGCGGATGATGCCGAGCTCCAGATCCCGCCGACCCTCGAAGGGGTCTATGATCCCGCCCGAGAGCGCGTCGGCGGCCACGGCGTTTATGGTGAAGTCCCGCCGGGCGAGGTCCCCCATGAGGCTCTCGCCGAAGCTCACCTCCGGGTGGCGGTCCCCCTCGGCGTAGCGGTCGCTGCGGTAGGTGGTGACCTCCACCCTGTAGCCGTCCACGGCGGCCCCGATGGTCCCGAAGCGCTCCCCGACGTCCCACATGTAGCCGGCGTGCGGCCGCAGCAGGCGCTTTATCTCCGGCGGGCGGGCGTCGGTGGCCGCGTCGACC is a window of Rubrobacter xylanophilus DSM 9941 DNA encoding:
- a CDS encoding SDR family NAD(P)-dependent oxidoreductase — its product is MLEGKVALVTGASQGLGRALALAYAQAGARLAINARREESIRPVAEEIARAGAQVLAVAADVSRSEDVGRFVGEAVERFGRIDILVNNAGLLGPRVPIVEYPEEEWRRVIDVNLTGAFLVSKAAIPHMPPGSSIINVVSGVSVEGRPRWGAYSVSKFGLEGLTQILAAELKDRGIRVNAVDPGGMRTKMRAAAYPEEDPMSRIPPEENVGVFLHLSSEESREVTGQRFKAQEFGR
- a CDS encoding APC family permease; this encodes MEDRVRYFEDADRKLKRELGFQQLFFLSFGSIIGSGWLFAALAGAAIAGPAALLSWVIGAVLLIFVGLNYAETSCMIPRSGSVVRYPHLTHGGFLGFIMSWSFMLGTVTVTAIEALAVVQYASVYVRDWTGVELTTVREGVAVLTGAGIVLAVLLMILFFVVNIFGVRFFGEFNRWVSWWKTIIPVLTFVLLFFAFRASNFTEFGGFAPRGFDNVFNAVATAGIVFAYFGFRQGLDFGGEARNPQRDIPAATILSLAAAGAIYFFLQLAFLGALDWDAAGVNPGDWAALNDSEWASQPLYYALESNGGVLVLGAASILSIFAVVLLVDAAISPAGTGWIYMGSSARVLYGMAMHDDLPRWLTRVEDRTGIPMVALVAALVVGCIFFLPFPGWYILVGFITGALVFTFVMGGVQVQVMRRTAPDLPRPYWLKGAAVFSPLGFLAGSMIFYWAGYETLRGVVAAVLIGLALYAFFQGPRRNRISYPVGLALGIPFAVVWLATQYFGPAPLGNGALPFFAYWVLCVAEVVGFVGLVWLFASDRGRREVKAAWWVLFLALALYLLSYYGTYGPLENPPVPFPWDNLIALAVGLVAYYWGVASGYETEEMRSINESGTGLVPTSEEEESLGALRD
- a CDS encoding DHA2 family efflux MFS transporter permease subunit; translation: MTSPRTGGAGRGWVVLSAVSVGTFMATLNTSIVNISLPVIAGDFGVGVSEVEWVVISYLLATGTLLLTFGRLGEVAGYRRVYLAGLAVFAAAGALCGLSGGLGSMVLLRALQGVGAAAVQAVGPAIVTAAFPPSRLGRALGVNAMSVSFGLALGPTLGGLVAEWLSWRWIFFLNLPLGLVGLPWSWRVLPRCGRGEGQRFDPAGALLAGGMLLCLLLALAEGGGWGWLSPLTLGLFAAAAALAAAFVLAELRSPQPLFDLRLFAIRAFSAGNASLLVTFVALLSATFLMPFFLQRGQGLSALQAGLLMTPLSLTTLVVSPFSGALSDRIGSRLLASSGLACAALGLLLLTRLDAGSGGLDVVWRLVVIGFGMGLFNSPNQSSILGSVPRLRLGTASGMIAQMRITGQMLGVAASSAILASRLQHHLRELPPEAPRREALILSIHDAFYFAAAVCVLGVAASLVRGRRPGAKG
- a CDS encoding sulfurtransferase, which codes for MSDPLVGTAWLEERLGDSRLRVVDIRGYVKKRTVGEGRQEAEYLGAREEYERSHIPGAVYVDWTRDITDPDDPVPVQIAPPERFAEAMGSRGIGDETHVVVYDHAGGQFATRLWWALVYYGHDAVSVLDGGWNRWVAEGRPTTRELPSPAPAAFTPRPRPGWRKEAEEVLRLSRSGEALLLDARDAGQYAGVLARGEGRAGRIPGAAHLHADSLLDPERGGFLPPEELERRVREAGVPEDRESPVVAYCNGGVAATVPLFVLHRLGYRNLSNYDGSWNEWGVRDDLPAER
- a CDS encoding class E sortase, with amino-acid sequence MKKYNYRKSRLKALLSGLLSLAMIAAGVALIASFFFAGNLGSLATNSDDPGGFNVPNLGSGEAVSGGPEDKTLRLTIPAMSRVEDAVVPTVPGSDVEALDSHKAIHLEGTGFPWEQEANVYIAGHRLGYPGTDSFLAFYDLDKLEDGDKVYVTDANGTTYTYEVFREFVVDPSNLSVTKPIPGKNILTLQTCTLPDYSQRIIVQAELVDVS
- a CDS encoding HD domain-containing protein, which translates into the protein MPTEVKSLEVPAPLARLAERFRDSGRELYLVGGYVRDALSGRRGEEVDAATDARPPEIKRLLRPHAGYMWDVGERFGTIGAAVDGYRVEVTTYRSDRYAEGDRHPEVSFGESLMGDLARRDFTINAVAADALSGGIIDPFEGRRDLELGIIRPVGDPLERMREDPLRMLRAVRFVATLSTPEKPFEMTADLERAIRENARWLESISAERIREEFDRILLSPNPALGLRALVRLGLMRYVVPEFMETVDVRQDTELHHKDVFEHTLIVVENVEPEPTLRRAAFFHDIGKPRTLVYEHRCTYCGARSVRREAGEGECEECGGRTVARKIHFYGHENVGSGIARRAMRRLAYSKDEVDAVAHLVREHMRPMSYAMGRDPWTDSAVRRFIRDAHLVRGDRELANVDMLLKLARADITGSAPRRRRAAEESWRSLRERVDRVREQDAIERLKSPLDGNELMEHFGRGPGRWIKHIKDYLENEVVEGRLAQDDKETAWRLAEEYVREHDLFGEGGG